In Centroberyx gerrardi isolate f3 chromosome 7, fCenGer3.hap1.cur.20231027, whole genome shotgun sequence, the sequence caagcaaataaacaaaaaagccGAGTCCTTTAAGTTATATTCACTAGCACTGGATGAAAGTAATGACGTAAAAGACACTGCTCAGCTCCTAATTTTTATCCGCGGGATTAACGAGAGTTTTGAGATAACGGAAGAGTTTTTGACCATGGAGTCTTTGAAAGGAAAAACACGGGGAGAGGATTTGTATAACCAGGTGTCTGCTGCCATCGAGAGACGTAAGCTACCTTGGAGTAAACTTGCTAATGTCACAACGGATGGATCACCAAATTTAACTGGAAAACATGTTGGGCTGCTGAAAAGAATCCAGGATAAAGTGAAAGAGGAAAACCCGGACCAGGATGTTATTTTCCTTCACTGCATCATCCATCAGGAATCGCTGTGTAAGTCTATATTGCAGCTTAATCATGTCGTGAATCCAGTCGTAAAACTTGTCAACTTTATACGAGCAAGGGGACTTCAGCATTGTCAGTTTATTACGTTCCTGGAGGAAACTGATGCGGATCATCAGGACTTACTGTACCACTCTCGTGTCCGCTGGTTAAGTTTGGGCAAAGTGTTTCAACGAGTGTGGGACCTGAAAGAGGAGATCGGCGCATTTTTGGAGTCAGTGGGGAAATCCGACGAATTTCCTGAGCTAAGCGACAAGAACTGGCTTTGTGATTTTGCGTTTGCTGTGGACATATTTTCACActtgaatgagctgaatgtgAAACTACAGGGGAAAGATCAGTTTGTGCACGACATGTACAAACATGTTACAGCCTTCAAATCTAAGCTAACTTTATTCTCCAGACAAATTGCAAACAAATCTTTCGCTCATTTCTCCACACTTGCCACGCAGAAAGAGGCAACGCGAAATGCAAAGAAATACAGCAAATCACTGGACGACCTGCACGGAGAATTCAGCCGTCGGTTCTCTGattttaaaaacattgaaaaGTCACTTCAGCTAGTGTCCTGTCCCCTGTCACAAGACCCTGAAACAGCACCAGAAGAGGTGCAATTGGAACTGATCGATCTTCAGTCTGACTCCGTCTTAAAGAAGAAGTTCAACTCTCTTAAACTGAATGACTTTTATGCTTCACTTAACGAAGCCACGTTTCCAAACCTCCGGAAGACAGCACAGAAGATGCTGACTTTGTTTGGCTCGACCTACGTATGTGAGCAGACATTCAGCGTCATGAACATCAACAAAGCCCCTCACA encodes:
- the LOC144539438 gene encoding general transcription factor II-I repeat domain-containing protein 2-like, encoding MVETAGLLCPESQGKFEKISLSRRTVTRRVELIDEDIAKQINKKAESFKLYSLALDESNDVKDTAQLLIFIRGINESFEITEEFLTMESLKGKTRGEDLYNQVSAAIERRKLPWSKLANVTTDGSPNLTGKHVGLLKRIQDKVKEENPDQDVIFLHCIIHQESLCKSILQLNHVVNPVVKLVNFIRARGLQHCQFITFLEETDADHQDLLYHSRVRWLSLGKVFQRVWDLKEEIGAFLESVGKSDEFPELSDKNWLCDFAFAVDIFSHLNELNVKLQGKDQFVHDMYKHVTAFKSKLTLFSRQIANKSFAHFSTLATQKEATRNAKKYSKSLDDLHGEFSRRFSDFKNIEKSLQLVSCPLSQDPETAPEEVQLELIDLQSDSVLKKKFNSLKLNDFYASLNEATFPNLRKTAQKMLTLFGSTYVCEQTFSVMNINKAPHRSKLTDQHLGSILRIATTKLTPDFDALAKKGDQQHCSH